From a region of the Leptospira kmetyi serovar Malaysia str. Bejo-Iso9 genome:
- a CDS encoding glycerophosphodiester phosphodiesterase, producing the protein MSSKFKVRFLLETSFLFVFCIAVHSCSSAPIVNKPLDGSLDLQGHRGARGLKPENTWPAFEEAVRYRMTTLELDTVLTKDHKIVIHHDSETNPTICQKKDGTEILSTSLYELTLAELKQLDCGTKKNPKYPEQVPVPGTELITIEEFFTLVADLEKRNPKQPKLKFNIETKFPNDDKANLPAEKVRDHVTLLVQAVEKAKVVERTTIQSFYVPALPIVKEKNSKIKTSALFSLTYFQGAMMKLGFGNGTRQNALEKTLEVKADIISPYFLYVTKEFVQEVHSKKISVIPWTVNDPEEMKRLIEAGVDGIITDYPDRLIQVIEK; encoded by the coding sequence ATGAGTTCAAAATTCAAAGTTAGATTCCTTTTAGAGACTTCGTTCTTATTCGTTTTTTGTATCGCGGTTCATTCCTGTTCCAGCGCTCCGATCGTAAACAAGCCATTGGACGGAAGTTTGGATTTGCAGGGTCATAGAGGAGCGAGAGGTTTAAAACCCGAAAATACTTGGCCCGCTTTTGAAGAAGCTGTTCGATATAGGATGACCACCTTGGAGTTGGATACGGTTTTGACAAAAGATCATAAAATCGTAATTCATCACGATTCGGAAACCAATCCTACGATCTGTCAAAAGAAAGACGGAACCGAGATCTTATCCACTTCTTTGTATGAACTTACCTTGGCGGAATTGAAACAACTCGATTGTGGAACGAAAAAAAATCCGAAGTATCCCGAACAGGTTCCCGTTCCAGGCACGGAGCTGATCACGATCGAAGAATTTTTTACGCTCGTCGCCGATTTGGAAAAGAGAAATCCGAAACAACCTAAGTTGAAATTCAACATTGAAACGAAGTTTCCAAACGACGATAAGGCGAACCTTCCCGCGGAAAAAGTGAGAGATCACGTAACTCTATTGGTGCAAGCCGTAGAAAAAGCGAAGGTCGTAGAGAGAACTACGATTCAATCGTTTTACGTTCCCGCCTTGCCGATCGTTAAGGAAAAAAATTCGAAGATCAAAACGAGCGCACTTTTTTCCTTAACTTATTTTCAAGGTGCGATGATGAAACTCGGATTCGGAAACGGAACCCGTCAAAACGCGCTCGAAAAAACCTTGGAAGTCAAAGCGGATATCATTTCTCCGTATTTCTTATACGTAACGAAAGAATTCGTGCAGGAAGTTCATTCTAAAAAAATTTCGGTGATTCCCTGGACCGTAAACGATCCGGAAGAAATGAAACGATTGATCGAAGCGGGAGTGGACGGAATTATTACTGATTATCCCGATCGATTGATTCAAGTTATTGAGAAGTGA
- a CDS encoding NADH:flavin oxidoreductase/NADH oxidase family protein: MSKSASPLSQSLKLPNGQVLLNRIAKASMEESLADDRFLPGKDMIGLYRRWGQGGAGLLLTGNAMVDPNAVTGPGNVIVRDQGNLDSFKRWAEAGKSGGSKMWMQINHPGRQVFSFVSETPVAPSAVKVHIPGRMFEKVFGTPRALTEDEIKKIIDRFIQAAVVAEKAGFDGVEVHAAHGYLLSQFLSPLTNLRKDQWGGSLENRARILLEIVNGIGARTKKEFGLGVKLNSADFQGGGFAEEDAIQVIRMLNKSKLDLLEISGGNYESPAMQGGESNGTKKREAYFLDFAKKARAVAEMPLMSTGGFRSKNVMEDAISSGAIDVVGIATPFAFEPDCASKIISGNLDTLEVNIPSLSNPAFNALSKMSAIRSQFKRIGNGKEPRIPRSLVGNLILDQIRGRRNAKKYKKFLTKSEITN, from the coding sequence ATGTCAAAATCCGCATCCCCTCTTTCCCAATCGCTCAAACTGCCAAACGGACAAGTTCTATTAAATCGGATCGCGAAAGCGTCCATGGAAGAAAGTCTCGCCGACGATCGTTTTCTGCCCGGAAAGGATATGATCGGTTTATACCGACGCTGGGGCCAAGGCGGCGCGGGTTTGCTTTTGACCGGAAACGCGATGGTCGATCCGAACGCGGTGACCGGACCGGGAAACGTGATCGTTCGAGATCAGGGAAATTTGGATTCGTTCAAACGTTGGGCCGAGGCCGGAAAATCGGGCGGTTCTAAAATGTGGATGCAGATCAATCATCCCGGAAGACAGGTTTTCAGCTTCGTTTCGGAAACTCCGGTGGCTCCTTCCGCCGTTAAGGTTCATATTCCAGGAAGAATGTTCGAAAAGGTTTTCGGAACTCCGCGCGCTCTCACCGAAGACGAAATCAAAAAGATCATAGATCGTTTTATACAAGCCGCGGTCGTCGCGGAAAAAGCGGGCTTCGACGGAGTGGAAGTTCACGCAGCTCACGGCTATCTGTTAAGTCAATTTCTTTCACCTTTGACGAATCTTCGTAAAGACCAATGGGGCGGTTCTTTGGAAAACAGAGCGAGAATTCTTCTCGAGATCGTAAACGGAATCGGAGCCCGCACAAAAAAAGAATTCGGCTTGGGCGTTAAGTTGAACTCCGCGGATTTTCAAGGCGGAGGTTTCGCGGAAGAAGACGCGATCCAAGTGATTCGAATGTTAAATAAATCTAAATTAGATCTTCTTGAAATATCGGGAGGCAACTACGAATCTCCCGCAATGCAAGGCGGAGAATCGAACGGAACCAAAAAAAGGGAAGCCTACTTTTTAGATTTTGCAAAAAAAGCCAGAGCCGTCGCGGAAATGCCTTTGATGTCTACGGGCGGATTCCGTTCCAAAAACGTAATGGAAGACGCGATCTCTTCCGGCGCGATCGACGTGGTGGGAATCGCGACGCCTTTCGCATTCGAACCGGATTGCGCGTCCAAAATCATTTCCGGAAATCTGGATACGTTGGAAGTGAATATTCCGAGCCTTTCCAATCCCGCTTTCAACGCGCTTTCCAAAATGTCCGCGATCCGTTCCCAGTTTAAAAGAATCGGAAACGGAAAAGAACCGAGAATTCCGAGATCCTTAGTCGGAAACCTGATTCTGGATCAGATCCGAGGAAGAAGAAACGCGAAGAAATACAAAAAGTTTCTGACAAAATCCGAAATTACGAACTAA
- a CDS encoding TetR/AcrR family transcriptional regulator → MSKTLGWKKLPEDVRRESILSAAMRCFFSKGFEKTSVQDIAETAGLTKGGIYFHFESKEEIRDTLIREFLNLDRFGFQDPEVLSLPPHLRMKEYLERLAKRLTIEGNCSPRLFAEATSSGGSMENEIVAFYDSLETIFAKTIQEGQDAGSIVSSMSAILIARTILAVFDGLQIQADISPEKRNLQIRGREVLNSFFKNLLLTFDPTCETKS, encoded by the coding sequence ATGTCCAAAACCCTCGGATGGAAAAAATTACCCGAAGACGTTCGCAGAGAATCGATTTTATCCGCGGCGATGCGTTGTTTTTTTTCGAAGGGTTTTGAAAAGACTTCGGTTCAGGACATCGCCGAAACGGCGGGTTTGACCAAGGGCGGAATCTACTTTCACTTTGAAAGCAAGGAAGAAATCCGAGATACTCTCATCCGAGAATTTTTGAATCTGGATCGATTCGGTTTTCAAGATCCGGAAGTACTTTCTCTTCCTCCTCATCTAAGAATGAAGGAATATCTCGAACGTCTTGCAAAACGTCTGACGATCGAGGGAAATTGTTCTCCGCGTTTGTTTGCGGAAGCGACTTCGAGCGGCGGAAGTATGGAGAATGAGATCGTCGCTTTTTACGATTCTCTGGAAACGATTTTTGCAAAGACGATTCAAGAAGGTCAGGACGCGGGAAGCATCGTGAGTTCCATGTCCGCGATTTTGATCGCAAGAACCATTCTCGCAGTGTTCGACGGTTTACAAATTCAAGCCGATATATCTCCGGAAAAAAGAAATCTTCAGATTCGTGGTCGCGAAGTATTGAATTCTTTTTTTAAGAATCTGCTTTTGACTTTCGATCCGACCTGCGAAACGAAATCTTAA
- a CDS encoding DUF819 family protein, translating into MESVFSISQPILLTLFILLFPWLAIRLAQRFKVLGILGAVSLCYIAGIALGNLIPSSWIHQQVPLTIADITIPLAIPLLLSSTDFRKGFGEAKQALFSFFLSAVAVAISSALAGYYYASAHPESAKIASMLSGMYTGGTPNLNAIGLALNANKETIALVNTIDVVFGGIYLLFLLTLGKKFFSLFLKKEEENNVPIEDVEAAPEEQKPIWKRIILPNGIGLLLATLGFGVSVAFTFLIFSSLYAPSILLGITTWGIGISFNSKVRELKTYEFGSYLILVFSVAIGFLADLEELKKDFGTVSLILLSILFGAIGIHLILGILFRIPVDTWIITSVSSIYGPAFVPPVVQAIRNRSVLVVGILTGLIGYALGNYLGIGIHSFLVSIGS; encoded by the coding sequence ATGGAATCGGTATTTTCAATCTCTCAACCCATCCTTCTAACTTTGTTCATTCTTTTATTTCCTTGGCTTGCGATCCGTTTGGCTCAAAGGTTCAAAGTTTTGGGAATATTAGGCGCCGTATCTCTTTGTTATATCGCCGGAATCGCGCTCGGAAATTTGATTCCGAGTTCGTGGATTCACCAACAGGTTCCGTTGACGATCGCGGATATAACGATTCCTCTTGCGATTCCTTTGTTACTCAGCTCCACAGATTTTAGAAAAGGTTTCGGCGAAGCCAAACAAGCTTTGTTTTCATTCTTTCTTTCCGCGGTCGCCGTTGCGATCTCCTCCGCGTTAGCCGGTTATTACTACGCTTCCGCACATCCCGAATCCGCAAAGATCGCGAGTATGCTTTCGGGAATGTATACGGGAGGAACTCCGAACTTAAACGCGATCGGGTTGGCCTTAAACGCGAACAAGGAAACGATCGCGCTCGTCAATACGATCGACGTCGTCTTCGGAGGAATTTATCTTCTCTTCCTATTAACGCTCGGAAAAAAATTCTTTTCTTTGTTTTTAAAAAAGGAAGAAGAAAACAACGTTCCGATCGAAGACGTCGAAGCCGCCCCCGAAGAACAAAAACCGATTTGGAAAAGAATCATTCTTCCCAACGGAATCGGATTGTTGTTGGCGACCTTGGGTTTCGGAGTTTCGGTCGCGTTCACGTTTTTGATTTTCTCTTCGTTGTATGCGCCTTCCATTCTTCTCGGAATCACGACTTGGGGAATCGGAATCTCTTTCAACTCCAAGGTAAGAGAACTCAAAACCTACGAATTCGGAAGTTATCTCATCTTGGTTTTTTCGGTCGCGATCGGATTTCTTGCGGATCTGGAAGAATTGAAAAAGGATTTCGGAACCGTATCGTTGATCTTACTATCGATTCTTTTCGGGGCGATTGGAATTCATCTGATCTTGGGAATTTTATTTAGAATCCCCGTCGATACTTGGATCATCACATCGGTCTCGAGCATCTACGGACCCGCGTTCGTTCCTCCGGTCGTACAAGCGATTCGAAACAGAAGCGTTTTGGTGGTCGGAATTCTGACCGGATTGATCGGTTACGCGCTCGGAAATTATTTAGGAATCGGAATCCATTCTTTCCTGGTTTCGATCGGAAGTTAG
- a CDS encoding DUF4846 domain-containing protein: MIRFRFSSKIGKRIAFVFILFGFYLSVGGCLDADPIPSKVGEIRLPPGAVRVRFANGSFPEFVRNLPLKSEATLWTYKKQNIIRRYDTIAVVDLPLLFKDDLEQCADYSMRVWAEYHKQTNHLNRLYLFDYNGNRKRFSESGLSYHSFLRKAFASSNSYSLKKGGEKVEEKDLRPGDLFVQNETGGIGHVSVILDSAEGKKGEKFFLIGFSFMPAQEMHIEKAPNEFGSAGWFTYRGFVSHLNESYPYGTPVLRRFSER, translated from the coding sequence ATGATTCGTTTTAGATTTTCCTCAAAGATCGGGAAACGTATTGCCTTCGTTTTCATTCTTTTCGGCTTTTATCTTTCCGTGGGCGGTTGTTTGGACGCGGACCCGATTCCTTCCAAGGTCGGCGAGATTCGTCTTCCGCCCGGCGCGGTTCGAGTCCGTTTTGCAAACGGTTCTTTTCCCGAATTCGTACGCAATCTTCCCTTAAAATCGGAAGCGACCCTTTGGACTTACAAAAAACAAAACATCATCAGACGTTATGATACGATTGCGGTCGTCGACTTGCCTCTTTTGTTCAAGGACGATCTCGAACAATGCGCCGATTATTCCATGAGAGTTTGGGCGGAATACCACAAGCAGACGAATCATTTAAACCGACTTTATCTTTTTGATTATAACGGAAATCGAAAACGTTTTTCCGAAAGCGGACTTTCCTATCATTCTTTTTTACGCAAGGCGTTCGCGTCTTCGAATTCCTATTCTTTGAAAAAGGGCGGCGAGAAAGTCGAAGAAAAGGATCTAAGACCGGGAGATCTTTTTGTCCAAAACGAAACCGGCGGAATCGGGCACGTTTCCGTGATTCTCGATTCGGCGGAAGGGAAGAAGGGCGAAAAATTTTTTCTGATCGGCTTCAGCTTTATGCCCGCTCAGGAAATGCACATCGAAAAGGCTCCGAACGAATTCGGTTCCGCGGGTTGGTTTACGTATAGAGGTTTTGTATCTCATTTGAACGAATCGTATCCGTATGGAACTCCGGTTTTGAGAAGATTTTCCGAACGTTGA
- a CDS encoding class I SAM-dependent methyltransferase codes for MSRDFELLNEVIGNQEKEKSTMDYIEPFEGERASKYESNIVTMIPFYSGISELVATLILKSIPSGSKILAAGCGTGADFRSLLKVAPDRYRITGVDPSADMIAIAQKNFPGAELICAPVSSLDPNRKFSAATLLFVLHFLPDDGTKLSLLKDISSRLEPGGTFILFDLHDSQSDMEIVFEELSLYLKEFQGWEKDALKTYVDRVKGLKRIATPRYEELFREAGFKSWKKIFQAYHVGGWQLFL; via the coding sequence ATGAGTCGCGACTTCGAATTGTTAAACGAAGTGATCGGCAATCAAGAAAAGGAAAAATCGACCATGGATTATATTGAACCCTTTGAAGGCGAAAGAGCCAGCAAATACGAAAGTAATATCGTGACGATGATTCCTTTTTACTCTGGGATTTCCGAATTGGTCGCGACTTTGATTTTAAAATCGATTCCGTCGGGTTCGAAAATTCTCGCAGCGGGTTGCGGAACGGGCGCGGACTTTCGTTCTCTGCTGAAGGTAGCTCCGGATCGTTATCGGATCACGGGAGTCGATCCTTCCGCCGATATGATCGCAATCGCTCAAAAAAATTTTCCGGGCGCCGAGTTGATCTGCGCTCCGGTTTCCTCTTTGGATCCAAATCGAAAATTTTCCGCGGCGACGTTATTGTTCGTTCTTCATTTTCTTCCCGACGACGGTACAAAACTTTCTTTATTAAAGGATATCTCTTCCCGATTGGAACCCGGAGGAACGTTCATTCTGTTCGATCTTCACGATTCTCAATCCGATATGGAAATCGTATTCGAGGAACTTTCTCTTTATCTAAAAGAGTTTCAAGGTTGGGAAAAAGACGCGTTAAAAACCTACGTGGACCGCGTCAAGGGCTTGAAAAGAATCGCAACTCCCCGTTACGAAGAACTATTCCGAGAAGCCGGATTTAAAAGTTGGAAAAAGATTTTCCAAGCCTATCACGTGGGCGGCTGGCAATTGTTTTTATAA
- a CDS encoding helix-turn-helix transcriptional regulator, translating into MEIIPLFPLTAMFANLAALFALFKERDSFGNYFRALLIVLAGGNLCVFFLFHSSSMESAYFSFHVFRHFIFFVPPLLLALSRILSGRKAKSPMLFSFMAIAIGLILLIELDYSSEKSFLILEWKFYAWGWYPVLELPARILVGSFFGIGFVLSLYLLLKPKEIQGWIPFLVICWWLGFATNLISFFGFNLFPIGMGIDSIVSIFVSVYLSRDRADSLFHKIAELFASASVALGLGSISILFLETGKWGESIQLRTILLSSIGAGAAWFTLRMFRKKQSPNVLDSNSLILKGLTKQELRICELIAEGYTRKQIGFFLGIANGTFRNHLVNLYDKTIDREKDSGAKDKFQRLTVYLRNFEKS; encoded by the coding sequence ATGGAAATCATTCCGCTTTTTCCTCTGACGGCGATGTTCGCCAATCTCGCGGCGTTGTTTGCGCTTTTCAAAGAAAGGGATTCCTTTGGAAATTATTTTCGAGCGTTATTGATCGTGTTGGCCGGAGGAAATCTTTGCGTTTTTTTTCTGTTCCATTCTTCCTCTATGGAAAGTGCGTATTTTTCCTTTCACGTATTTCGACATTTTATCTTTTTTGTTCCTCCTCTTTTATTGGCTTTGAGTAGAATTCTTTCCGGAAGAAAAGCCAAGTCCCCGATGCTCTTCAGTTTTATGGCGATCGCGATCGGACTTATACTTTTGATCGAACTCGATTATTCTTCCGAAAAATCCTTTCTCATACTAGAATGGAAATTCTACGCGTGGGGTTGGTATCCCGTTCTCGAACTTCCGGCGAGAATTCTCGTGGGAAGTTTTTTCGGAATCGGTTTTGTATTGTCCTTATATCTTCTTTTAAAACCGAAAGAGATCCAAGGCTGGATTCCGTTTTTAGTGATTTGTTGGTGGCTCGGATTCGCTACGAATCTGATTTCATTTTTCGGTTTCAATTTGTTTCCGATCGGAATGGGAATCGATTCCATCGTAAGCATTTTCGTTTCGGTTTATCTTTCCAGAGATCGTGCGGATTCCTTATTTCATAAGATCGCGGAACTTTTTGCGAGCGCGAGCGTCGCCTTGGGTCTCGGATCGATTTCGATTCTTTTTTTAGAAACGGGAAAATGGGGAGAATCGATCCAATTACGAACGATTCTTTTATCCTCGATCGGCGCCGGAGCCGCCTGGTTTACGCTTAGGATGTTCCGAAAAAAACAAAGTCCGAACGTATTAGATTCAAATTCCTTAATATTAAAAGGTCTTACCAAACAGGAATTGAGAATCTGCGAACTGATCGCCGAAGGTTATACCCGAAAACAGATCGGATTTTTTCTCGGAATCGCGAACGGGACGTTCAGAAATCATTTAGTGAATCTTTACGACAAGACGATCGATCGCGAAAAAGATTCGGGCGCAAAGGATAAATTCCAAAGACTTACCGTTTATCTTCGTAATTTCGAAAAATCGTGA
- a CDS encoding S1C family serine protease, which produces MKYFISLSLILIFFSCSKNSVDIQDLNEESLTVSLHLQNRLNGLIDKVAPATVGIFPKGSTEGSSAIGSGFFVDGEGHILTCQHVIRGASEFIVQPAKSGKRLKAKVIKEDADFDLALLESEMDENKNAFIPVPKLNVPKEGTMYLSFGSAYGLPDSISFGIVSFSQRAKVDPFHPEKGFVQLSLPIYPGMSGGAVIDIQGNLIGVQRFTYNTSGNSPVGPGFAIPVGHVSNFLESSAQLRENKVRAQRGIVEIPFVTPHLVEKLKLPYPLGVIVSYVQKDSPAEKSGIQRYDFITHVNSKKVNSSSEFYREIGSVKGEVSIRLYRSGREIDVKLSIWQ; this is translated from the coding sequence ATGAAATATTTTATATCCTTATCTTTGATTTTAATCTTTTTTTCCTGTTCCAAAAATTCGGTCGACATCCAGGATCTGAACGAGGAAAGTCTCACGGTTTCCTTACATCTTCAAAACCGATTGAACGGTTTGATCGACAAGGTCGCGCCCGCGACGGTCGGCATTTTTCCGAAAGGAAGTACGGAAGGTTCCAGCGCGATCGGTTCCGGTTTTTTCGTGGATGGAGAAGGGCATATTCTCACCTGTCAACACGTGATCCGAGGCGCGAGCGAGTTTATCGTTCAACCTGCAAAATCTGGAAAACGTCTTAAAGCAAAGGTGATCAAAGAAGACGCCGATTTCGATCTCGCTCTTTTGGAATCCGAAATGGACGAAAACAAAAACGCGTTCATTCCCGTTCCTAAACTCAACGTTCCCAAGGAAGGAACGATGTATCTTTCCTTCGGGTCCGCGTACGGATTACCGGATTCGATCTCTTTCGGAATCGTTTCGTTTTCGCAAAGAGCGAAAGTGGATCCGTTTCATCCCGAAAAAGGTTTTGTTCAATTGAGTTTGCCGATTTATCCGGGAATGTCCGGCGGAGCCGTCATCGACATACAAGGTAACCTAATCGGTGTTCAACGATTTACGTACAATACTTCGGGGAATTCTCCCGTTGGTCCCGGCTTTGCGATTCCGGTCGGACACGTTTCGAATTTTCTAGAATCTTCGGCGCAACTTAGGGAGAATAAGGTTCGCGCACAAAGAGGAATCGTTGAGATTCCGTTCGTCACTCCGCATCTCGTCGAAAAATTAAAACTTCCTTATCCTTTAGGAGTGATCGTAAGTTATGTTCAAAAAGATTCTCCCGCCGAAAAGTCAGGAATTCAAAGATACGATTTTATAACGCACGTAAATTCAAAAAAGGTGAATTCCTCTTCGGAGTTTTATCGCGAAATCGGATCAGTCAAAGGGGAAGTTTCGATTCGTTTGTATCGTTCCGGTCGCGAAATCGATGTTAAACTGTCTATTTGGCAATAA
- a CDS encoding alkene reductase, with protein sequence MNAPINSSSNLFQTATLGKLILQNRIVMAPLTRSRAIGNIPNSWMAEYYSQRADAGLIVTEATSPSPNGLGYPRIPGIFNKAQVEGWKLVTDAVHRRNGKIFLQIMHTGRVGTTANLPENAEVIAPSSIGLTGEMWTDAKGMQPYSIPREMNEVDIRNAIEEFVQGAKNAMEAGFDGIELHGANGYLIEQFLNPNSNRRDDSYGGSIENRNRFAVEVAKQVASAIGNERTSIRLSPYGVFNEMSPFYEGVEEQYELLAKEFNRIGLAYIHLVDHSSMGAPEVSETTVQRIRKEFKNILIFSGGYDKTRAQSDLQNHKCDLIAFGRPFIANPDLVRRLKIDAPLAQPDESTFYTPGEKGYSDYPTWKE encoded by the coding sequence ATGAATGCTCCGATCAATTCTTCCTCAAACCTTTTTCAAACCGCGACGCTGGGAAAACTGATTCTTCAAAATAGAATCGTAATGGCGCCTTTGACCCGTTCCAGGGCGATCGGCAATATTCCGAATTCATGGATGGCCGAATATTATTCGCAAAGAGCGGACGCCGGTTTGATCGTTACGGAAGCGACTTCACCTTCTCCCAACGGTTTGGGTTATCCGAGAATTCCCGGAATTTTTAACAAAGCGCAGGTGGAAGGTTGGAAACTCGTTACGGATGCGGTTCATCGGAGAAACGGCAAAATCTTTTTGCAGATCATGCATACGGGCAGGGTCGGAACTACGGCCAATCTTCCCGAAAACGCCGAGGTCATCGCCCCTTCTTCGATCGGACTTACCGGAGAAATGTGGACCGACGCGAAAGGAATGCAGCCGTACTCGATTCCGAGAGAAATGAACGAAGTCGATATTCGAAACGCGATCGAAGAATTCGTTCAAGGCGCCAAAAACGCGATGGAGGCGGGTTTTGACGGAATCGAACTTCACGGAGCGAACGGATATTTGATCGAACAATTCTTAAATCCGAACTCGAATCGAAGAGACGATTCTTACGGAGGTTCGATTGAAAATCGAAATCGTTTTGCGGTCGAAGTCGCCAAACAAGTCGCGTCCGCGATCGGAAACGAAAGAACTTCGATTCGGCTTTCTCCTTACGGAGTGTTCAACGAAATGTCCCCGTTTTACGAAGGAGTGGAAGAACAATACGAACTTCTCGCAAAAGAATTCAATCGAATCGGATTGGCTTACATTCATTTGGTGGATCACAGTTCCATGGGCGCGCCCGAAGTTTCCGAAACCACGGTGCAAAGGATCAGAAAAGAATTTAAGAATATTCTAATATTCAGCGGCGGCTACGACAAAACCCGCGCACAATCCGATTTGCAAAATCATAAATGCGATCTGATCGCTTTCGGAAGACCTTTTATCGCCAACCCCGATTTGGTTCGTCGACTTAAGATCGACGCGCCTTTGGCGCAACCCGACGAAAGCACGTTTTATACTCCGGGAGAAAAAGGGTATTCCGATTATCCGACTTGGAAAGAATAA
- a CDS encoding alkene reductase: protein MTTESKASVDLFGSTKLGNLGLQNRIVMAPMTRSRAINNIPNSIMADYYSQRATAGLIVTEGTSPSPNGLGYARIPGVFSKEQADGWKLVTDAVHKKGAKIFVQLMHTGRVGTTANLPKGAELMGPSAIQLSGENWTDSNGMQPYSLPKEMSVQDIQNTIQEFVAASKNAIAAGFDGVELHGANGYLLEQFLNPNVNKRTDSYGGSQENRNRFVVEVAKQVAAAIGKEKTAIRLSPYGVFNETGAFEGIDEQYEALAKELNEVGLVYIHLVNHSAMGAPEVPQSVVQKIRSQFKNTLILSGGYDKKRAQEDLEKGNCDLVAFGRPFLANPDFVYRLKEDKTLAEADQSTFYTPGEKGYSDYPSLN, encoded by the coding sequence ATGACAACTGAATCAAAGGCATCTGTAGATTTATTCGGTTCCACAAAACTGGGTAATCTGGGTCTTCAGAACCGAATCGTAATGGCCCCTATGACAAGATCCCGTGCGATCAACAATATCCCCAATTCGATTATGGCGGACTATTATTCTCAGAGAGCGACTGCGGGTTTGATCGTTACCGAAGGAACATCTCCTTCGCCGAACGGCTTGGGCTACGCAAGAATTCCGGGAGTTTTCAGTAAGGAACAAGCCGACGGCTGGAAGCTCGTAACCGATGCGGTTCACAAGAAGGGCGCAAAAATTTTTGTTCAGCTGATGCACACGGGTAGGGTCGGAACTACGGCCAATCTTCCGAAAGGCGCCGAGCTCATGGGTCCGTCCGCGATTCAACTTTCGGGTGAGAATTGGACCGATTCGAACGGAATGCAACCTTATTCTTTACCGAAAGAAATGAGCGTACAAGACATTCAAAACACGATTCAAGAATTCGTAGCCGCATCCAAAAACGCGATCGCCGCCGGTTTTGACGGAGTGGAACTTCACGGAGCGAACGGATATCTTCTCGAACAGTTTCTAAATCCGAACGTGAACAAAAGAACCGATTCTTACGGCGGTTCCCAAGAAAACCGAAATCGTTTCGTGGTTGAAGTGGCCAAACAAGTCGCTGCCGCGATCGGAAAAGAAAAAACCGCGATTCGTTTATCGCCTTACGGTGTGTTTAACGAAACCGGAGCCTTTGAAGGAATCGACGAACAATACGAAGCTCTTGCAAAAGAATTGAACGAAGTCGGTTTAGTATATATTCATTTGGTAAATCATAGCGCGATGGGAGCTCCTGAAGTTCCTCAAAGTGTGGTTCAAAAAATCAGAAGCCAATTTAAGAATACTCTCATATTGAGCGGCGGTTACGATAAGAAAAGAGCGCAAGAAGATCTTGAAAAAGGAAATTGCGACTTGGTGGCTTTCGGAAGACCTTTCCTCGCGAATCCCGATTTCGTTTATCGTTTGAAAGAGGATAAAACTCTTGCGGAAGCGGATCAAAGCACCTTTTATACTCCCGGTGAAAAAGGATATTCCGATTACCCAAGTTTAAACTGA
- a CDS encoding DUF4442 domain-containing protein, which translates to MNLVQKLRFYFLNFYPPYFGAGIRYKKIGKGFNHFRLSMKLHWWNRNLVGTHFGGSLYSMCDPFYMLMLIENLGDQYIVWDKAATIRFIAPGLGKVYADFEISPEEVERIRNEADEKRKLDAFFQTKVYDEKTGKVVAELDKVVYVRRKERIKKDSK; encoded by the coding sequence ATGAACTTAGTACAAAAACTCAGATTTTATTTTTTAAATTTCTATCCTCCGTACTTCGGAGCCGGAATCCGCTACAAAAAGATCGGCAAAGGTTTTAACCATTTTCGACTTTCAATGAAACTTCATTGGTGGAATCGAAATCTGGTCGGCACGCATTTCGGCGGTTCCTTGTATTCCATGTGCGATCCGTTTTATATGCTGATGCTGATCGAAAATTTGGGAGATCAATACATCGTTTGGGACAAGGCCGCGACGATCCGTTTTATCGCGCCCGGTCTCGGAAAGGTTTACGCGGATTTCGAAATTTCTCCCGAAGAAGTCGAAAGAATCCGAAACGAAGCGGACGAAAAAAGAAAGTTAGACGCGTTCTTTCAGACGAAGGTCTACGACGAAAAAACGGGAAAGGTCGTGGCCGAATTGGATAAGGTCGTCTATGTAAGAAGAAAGGAAAGAATCAAAAAGGATTCAAAATAA